DNA from Macadamia integrifolia cultivar HAES 741 chromosome 12, SCU_Mint_v3, whole genome shotgun sequence:
GGTATAGAAAGTATCAATTCCCAGTTGCGACTTTGGTCTTCGTGTTTTCAGCTATATCTatatctctatatatatatatatatatatatataatatcgaCAAAAAACGGGGTCTCACTCTTATCCGAAGTAGGAGATTGTGATTTGTGATAGAATAAAAAGGAGATAGTCAAGATCAAGAAGACACCTACCGGACTCAattcgagagagagagggtttaaGAAGAGGATTTTTCAGAGATGATTTTGGTGGCGATTGTGGCGGAGCTACTGGAGGAGTACACGATGCTTCTTGCTAGGGTTTTGGAACATCTCTTCCACGAAGCTCCTTTTCCAAGGCGGATGCGCTTCCTCATTCTCAGTAATCTTCCATTTGCTTCTgctaccactaccactaccactaccactccAAGGATGATTCGAGCCGCACCTTAAACCCCGTCCTTGTATCACTCTGGTTGGATGGGGGAggtttcccttttcttctttttttttttttccaatcttttctttcttgtttctctttccccctttttcttttgatttttgatctAGATTGTTACTTTGTAAATGGAGAGTAGTATGTAAATATTGTTTGACCTGGAGATCACcttcattcaatatattttGGCTTTTACGGATCAATCTGATTCATATATTTAAAGCTTCAAAagatcaataattttttttttctgattattttttgcttctttcgCTTTAGATGATGGAAATTCTGGGTGTTGGGTTTGTATCGGAGAATATTATTAGTCTCTTCTTCTATTGGTTCTTCCCTCGGATCTCTGCCATTCCAAATTTCTGAAAATAGGGTTATGAAGAAAGCGACAGAATTTTCTGTGCGTGATGGAAGAGTCTTGAAGAGAAGGGGATATGGATAGCAGCTAGCAGGTCAATAtcaaggtaatttttttttttttaacctgtGTGGGGCcgttgatatatatattttttaatcgTGGGCTCTGTGTAGAGTGGGCGAATGGCAAGTTACCTAAACCCTTCAGAATCATTATGGGCTTGATCCACCAATTCTTCACCGGTGATTGACACCTGTCCTCAAACCATCCAACggctgaaataaaaattgctTTCTGAATTTTAAACCATTCTCTCCAAACCATCAAACCTCATAACTACAAAACCGCTGAAATCTCAAACCACTCTCTCTCAAGGAAAAAACCCCTCTTCATCTTCAGAATCGGTGGATTGATCTGAGGAACCTCCGAGACCAGAATTGGTTCCTCAGACTCCAAGTGTCTTTACGAAGAGCCAAAGACGAAACCCAGGAAGGGTTTGGGGGCGTCCAACTTCATGTGTTCAGCAGCGCTTCAattttcttcaaaatcaaatcgtGGAAAGAAGTGTGTTGACGTTCCTGATCTAAAACTCTGAGAACGATGTCTTTGTAATTATTCAGTTAAGAAATTATggaaaatgattctattttttGGGCAAGAAGAGCGTATTGCAGGTTCTGTGTCTTTTGTGTCTTTTCTCTTTGGAATGACTCCTGCCTTTCTGTATGTTGTCCCTTCCCGCTTCGGATTTCTAGCCCTAGTCCCTTTTGGACTGTTTTTGATGTGTCTGGACTCTGGATAAGATTCTAAGTTTTGGCAAAAAAGCTAAAGGGTAGCAGCGCTTAAGTTTTCCCAACTTGTTAATACTCCATTTGATTTGAGCCGTCGATCTTGTCTGATATAATCTGAATCGTTTATTTATTTCAATCGATTAATTCTTGCTTCCTTATACTCCCCCAGCGACAGGTCGCCCCTCTTTTTCACTGTTGTTTGTCACCTTCAGTCAGTAGCAGAGTACTATGGAGTATTCAAAGACAGATCTTGTCATTTTACGTATTTGAAACATTCCCCAGTCTTTCCCTTTGATTCCCAAGAACTTTAGCAAGTTTTTGCTCTGGTGTTTCTTGTAACAATTTCATTCGTCCTTTGAAGTGAGGGGCTCACTGTTGAATCTCAAATCTCCGTTGGATCCGTCCTCTTCTTTTAACCACTATCTTCTTGTTTTGCTTTTTGTGCCAAGTTTCAAGTTTTATGCTATGCCTATGAGTATGAGATGCATTCCATGAGATGGATCACCCGCCTAGTGAAGACAACAACCTTGAATCTGATGAAATATTGATGTCTCTTCTGAAATTGCAATTAACCTCACAAAAGAATGGAACAGTACCCTTATTGCGAGGGTTATGTCTTATAAACAACCACATCCGGCTGCTGTAAAGGCATCTTTGATTTGTCTGAGTATTTGTTGAGCTTGATATCCGACAACCATTGAAGTCTTAGGTTCCCATGAAGTTACTATTAGGTGGTTCTCAGATGATtcatgtcaagtatgatatggCGGACTTGGGCAGATTAGGGGTGTCCATCGGTCGGTTTGGTCTGAAATCGGTCaggttgaattggttttggtctaggaatgagggagaccaaaatcaATCCATTAAGTAACTTTGGTTTTCGATCGGTTTTGGATTCGGtccgatttggttttgatttatttcgattttttaaAATCGGGTTAGTATCGGTTtagatcaatttattatttggattcaaccataatgaaatcttacatttataacttatagtgacaatatttgacaaaaaaaaaaaaaaaNNNNNNNNNNNNNNNNNNNNNNNNNNNNNNNNNNNNNNNNNNNNNNNNNNNNNNNNNNNNNNNNNNNNNNNNNNNNNNNNNNNNNNNNNNNNNNNNNNNNNNNNNNNNNNNNNNNNNNNNNNNNNNNNNNNNNNNNNNNNNNNNNNNNNNNNNNNNNNNNNNNNNNNNNNNNNNNNNNNNNNNNNNNNNNNNNNNNNNNNNNNNNNNNNNNNNNNNNNNNNNNNNNNNNNNNNNNNNNNNNNNNNNNNNNNNNNNNNNNNNNNNNNNNNNNNNNNNNNNNNNNNNNNNTGTAAAAAATGaatagtcaattcaccaatttataatttcataattatttatttttttatcggtttcgtttggtttggttattggttagTTTGGTTTAGACCGATTTTCAAttggtcccaacatacctcagtccaaaactaATCCACTAAAGAGGATCAATTTGATTCGATTCAGATTTTATTCGTCANNNNNNNNNNNNNNNNNNNNNNNNNNNNNNNNNNNNNNNNNNNNNNNNNNNNNNNNNNNNNNNNNNNNNNNNNNNNNNNNNNNNNNNNNNNNNNNNNNNNNNNNNNNNNNNNNNNNNNNNNNNNNNNNNNNNNNNNNNNNNNNNNNNNNNNNNNNNNNNNNNNNNNNNNNNNNNNNNNNNNNNNNNNNNNNNNNNNNNNNNNNNNNNNNNNNNNNNNNNNNNNNNNNNNNNNNNNNNNNNNNNNNNNNNNNNNNNNNNNNNNNNNNNNNNNNNNNNNNNNNNNNNNNNNNNNNNNNNNNNNNNNNNNNNNNNNNNNNNNNNNNNNNNNNNNNNNNNNNNNNNNNNNNNNNNNNNNNNNNNNNNNNNNNNNNNNNNNNNNNNNNNNNNNNNNNNNNNNNNNNNNNNNNNNNNNNNNNNNNNNNNNNNNNNNNNNNNNNNNNNNNNNNNNNNNNNNNNNNNNNNNNNNNNNNNNNNNNNNNNNNNNNNNNNNNNNNNNNNNNNNNNNNNNNNNNNNNNNNNNNNNNNNNNNNNNNNNNNNNNNNNNNNNNNNNNNNNNNNNNNNNNNNNNNNNNNNNNNNNNNNNNNNNNNNNNNNNNNNNNNNNNNNNNNNNNNNNNNNNNNNNNNNNNNNNNNNNNNNNNNNNNNNNNNNNNNNNNNNNNNNNNNNNNNNNNNNNNNNNNNNNNNNNNNNNNNNNNNNNNNNNNNNNNNNNNNNNNNNNNNNNNNNNNNNNNNNNNNNNNNNNNNNNNNNNNNNNNNNNNNNNNNNNNNNNNNNNNNNNNNNNNNNNNNNNNNNNNNNNNNNNNNNNNNNNNNNNNNNNNNNNNNNNNNNNNNNNNNNNNNNNNNNNNNNNNNNNNNNNNNNNNNNNNNNNNNNNNNNNNNNNNNNNNNNNNNNNNNNNNNNNNNNNNNNNNNNNNNNNNNNNNNNNNNNNNNNNNNNNNNNNNNNNNNNNNNNNNNNNNNNNNNNNNNNNNNNNNNNNNNNNNNNNNNNNNNNNNNNNNNNNNNNNNNNNNNNNNNNNNNNNNNNNNNNNNNNNNNNNNNNNNNNNNNNNNNNNNNNNNNNNNNNNNNNNNNNNNNNNNNNNNNNNNNNNNNNNNNNNNNNNNNNNNNNNNNNNNNNNNNNNNNNNNNNNNNNNNNNNNNNNNNNNNNNNNNNNNNNNNNNNNNNNNNNNNNNNNNNNNNNNNNNNNNNNNNNNNNNNNNNNNNNNNNNNNNNNNNNNNNNNNNNNNNNNNNNNNNNNNNNNNNNNNNNNNNNNNNNNNNNNNNNNNNNNNNNNNNNNNNNNNNNNNNNNNNNNNNNNNNNNNNNNNNNNNNNNNNNNNNNNNNNNNNNNNNNNNNNNNNNNNNNNNNNNNNNNNNNNNNNNNNNNNNNNNNNNNNNNNNNNNNNNNNNNNNNNNNNNNNNNNNNNNNNNNNNNNNNNNNNNNNNNNNNNNNNNNNNNNNNNNNNNNNNNNNNNNNNNNNNNNNNNNNNNNNNNNNNNNNNNNNNNNNNNNNNNNNNNNNNNNNNNNNNNNNNNNNNNNNNNNNNNNNNNNNNNNNNNNNNNNNNNNNNNNNNNNNNNNNNNNNNNNNNNNNNNNNNNNNNNNNNNNNNNNNNNNNNNNNNNNNNNNNNNNNNNNNNNNNNNNNNNNNNNNNNNNNNNNNNNNNNNNNNNNNNNNNNNNNNNNNNNNNNNNNNNNNNNNNNNNNNNNNNNNNNNNNNNNNNNNNNNNNNNNNNNNNNNNNNNNNNNNNNNNNNNNNNNNNNNNNNNNNNNNNNNNNNNNNNNNNNNNNNNNNNNNNNNNNNNNNNNNNNNNNNNNNNNNNNNNNNNNNNNNNNNNNNNNNNNNNNNNNNNNNNNNNNNNNNNNNNNNNNNNNNNNNNNNNNNNNNNNNNNNNNNNNNNNNNNNNNNNNNNNNNNNNNNNNNNNNNNNNNNNNNNNNNNNNNNNNNNNNNNNNNNNNNNNNNNNNNNNNNNNNNNNNNNNNNNNNNNNNNNNNNNNNNNNNNNNNNNNNNNNNNNNNNNNNNNNNNNNNNNNNNNNNNNNNNNNNNNNNNNNNNNNNNNNNNNNNNNNNNNNNNNNNNNNNNNNNNNNNNNNNNNNNNNNNNNNNNNNNNNNNNNNNNNNNNNNNNNNNNNNNNNNNNNNNNNNNNNNNNNNNNNNNNNNNNNNNNNNNNNNNNNNNNNNNNNNNNNNNNNNNNNNNNNNNNNNNNNNNNNNNNNNNNNNNNNNNNNNNNNNNNNNNNNNNNNNNNNNNNNNNNNNNNNNNNNNNNNNNNNNNNNNNNNNNNNNNNNNNNNNNNNNNNNNNNNNNNNNNNNNNNNNNNNNNNNNNNNNNNNNNNNNNNNNNNNNNNNNNNNNNNNNNNNNNNNNNNNNNNNNNNNNNNNNNNNNNNNNNNNNNNNNNNNNNNNNNNNNNNNNNNNNNNNNNNNNNNNNNNNNNNNNNNNNNNNNNNNNNNNNNNNNNNNNNNNNNNNNNNNNNNNNNNNNNNNNNNNNNNNNNNNNNNNNNNNNNNNNNNNNNNNNNNNNNNNNNNNNNNNNNNNNNNNNNNNNNNNNNNNNNNNNNNNNNNNNNNNNNNNNNNNNNNNNNNNNNNNNNNNNNNNNNNNNNNNNNNNNNNNNNNNNNNNNNNNNNNNNNNNNNNNNNNNNNNNNNNNNNNNNNNNNNNNNNNNNNNNNNNNNNNNNNNNNNNNNNNNNNNNNNNNNNNNNNNNNNNNNNNNNNNNNNNNNNNNNNNNNNNNNNNNNNNNNNNNNNNNNNNNNNNNNNNNNNNNNNNNNNNNNNNNNNNNNNNNNNNNNNNNNNNNNNNNNNNNNNNNNNNNNNNNNNNNNNNNNNNNNNNNNNNNNNNNNNNNNNNNNNNNNNNNNNNNNNNNNNNNNNNNNNNNNNNNNNNNNNNNNNNNNNNNNNNNNNNNNNNNNNNNNNNNNNNNNNNNNNNNNNNNNNNNNNNNNNNNNNNNNNNNNNNNNNNNNNNNNNNNNNNNNNNNNNNNNNNNNNNNNNNNNNNNNNNNNNNNNNNNNNNNNNNNNNNNNNNNNNNNNNNNNNNNNNNNNNNNNNNNNNNNNNNNNNNNNNNNNNNNNNNNNNNNNNNNNNNNNNNNNNNNNNNNNNNNNNNNNNNNNNNNNNNNNNNNNNNNNNNNNNNNNNNNNNNNNNNNNNNNNNNNNNNNNNNNNNNNNNNNNNNNNNNNNNNNNNNNNNNNNNNNNNNNNNNNNNNNNNNNNNNNNNNNNNNNNNNNNNNNNNNNNNNNNNNNNNNNNNNNNNNNNNNNNNNNNNNNNNNNNNNNNNNNNNNNNNNNNNNNNNNNNNNNNNNNNNNNNNNNNNNNNNNNNNNNNNNNNNNNNNNNNNNNNNNNNNNNNNNNNNNNNNNNNNNNNNNNNNNNNNNNNNNNNNNNNNNNNNNNNNNNNNNNNNNNNNNNNNNNNNNNNNNNNNNNNNNNNNNNNNNNNNNNNNNNNNNNNNNNNNNNNNNNNNNNNNNNNNNNNNNNNNNNNNNNNNNNNNNNNNNNNNNNNNNNNNNNNNNNNNNNNNNNNNNNNNNNNNNNNNNNNNNNNNNNNNNNNNNNNNNNNNNNNNNNNNNNNNNNNNNNNNNNNNNNNNNNNNNNNNNNNNNNNNNNNNNNNNNNNNNNNNNNNNNNNNNNNNNNNNNNNNNNNNNNNNNNNNNNNNNNNNNNNNNNNNNNNNNNNNNNNNNNNNNNNNNNNNNNNNNNNNNNNNNNNNNNNNNNNNNNNNNNNNNNNNNNNNNNNNNNNNNNNNNNNNNNNNNNNNNNNNNNNNNNNNNNNNNNNNNNNNNNNNNNNNNNNNNNNNNNNNNNNNNNNNNNNNNNNNNNNNNNNNNNNNNNNNNNNNNNNNNNNNNNNNNNNNNNNNNNNNNNNNNNNNNNNNNNNNNNNNNNNNNNNNNNNNNNNNNNNNNNNNNNNNNNNCCTGCATGAAAGCTTCTTACTAATGTTGACTCCCCTTGGATATCTTTGATCAAGAGTATCTACTACCCAAATACAGATTTTCTTAATGCTCAACTAGGAAGTAAGCCTTCTTGGGCTTGGAGAAGCATTCTATATGGGTGCCAATTGCTTAATGAGGGGTTGAGATGGTCCATTGGTGATGGCCAATCTACCCCTATTTGGGACTCCAAATGGGTCCAAAACTAGAAAACTTCTCTATTAGCTTCCCTTGGCCTCCTGAttgttctattttctttgttgcaTATTTTATTGATGCTAATCA
Protein-coding regions in this window:
- the LOC122058283 gene encoding uncharacterized protein LOC122058283, whose translation is MILVAIVAELLEEYTMLLARVLEHLFHEAPFPRRMRFLILSNLPFASATTTTTTTTPRMIRAAP